From Ignavibacterium sp.:
GAAACTAAAAATGATAAAATTAGCTTTTTCATTTTTCTCACAATAATTTGTTAATGAATTTTAGTACTTTATACATCCTGTTCCACCGCAAACTTTGCAAGCGGTACCGTAATATACTATCTGATAACCTGTCCCGTTACATTTCCAACAAGTCTTGGGTGATGAAAAATATAAAGTATTCTGATAACCATCTATTTTAGAATAATTATAACCATTATTACCTCTACCATTACATTCTGAACAAGGTTCTCTTTGTGCAATCTGTTCTCCGCTGCCAAAACCAAAACACGCATAGCATTTCTCCTTGCAATCAGATTGTGAACTTGAACTTCGATTACTGTTATAATAATTCTTAAATTCTTCTTGATATTTTCTTGATAATTCCTCATTTCTTCTACGCAATTCCTCGTGATCAGTCTCCTTAAATTTCTTCAAAATTGCTAATACTCTCTGATATTCCTTTTCCTGGTTAATTTTATCGATGACATTTGTAAAATTAAACTCCTTGAGATATGCCATATAATTTTTCCCATAATTATCAGATTTCTCAACATCCATTCCAGCTTTAATACATTGAAATAATATCTTTGTTGGCGAGATGCAATATGTTCGTTCTTCTGTTCTATTTGCAGAAGAGCCATATATAGGGCTACTGGTATAATAACAAATTAAAGGGTTGCTGAAAAAATAACATACAGCATTTTGGCCGTGTATGTTTAATGAATTAGGATTGATGTTGAATCTTCGACAAATATATCCTAAAAATTGTTCTTTATTATCGTTAACCCAATAGCCTTCACTTAGCTTGGAAAAAGTTGCGATATGAAGTAATGTGTTACCTTCTTTATCATACCAAGGTTTACCTCCGTAAACATTCTCCCAGATATAAGAAATATTAGCAGTGTCTTTTTCAGAAATTGCAGATAGAATTGCAAGTTGCATTAAATCAACACTGTCAACGTTGGGGGGAGCATAACAAAATTCTATTGATTTTTCGTTGAAAATTATTTTCCCATTTTTTACTGGAAATTTAACACCAGGATTGGCTCCATACTTCAATAATAACTGAGCTGGCTTTATTTTTCGATTAAAAACAGCAAATTGTAATGCTGTATATCCCCCCTCAGGATGTCTAAAATCGATTGGGAATTTTTTCTCAAACTTTAAAAATTCCTCTAACTTGTAGAGATCATCAGGATCGTCTCGACCAGCATAAAAGAATAATTCATGAGATAACTTCTCAATTTGTTTTTTCGTGTACTTCTGACTGAAAGTGGAAGGACTTATGAATAAAAGTATGATAAAAAAAATGAAAAATTTTTTTAACATTTTTTGCTCCAAAATAATTTTTAATTAAAGATAATTATTAGAAATTAAATTTTCAAAAGAAAATTCGCAGAGAATTAGACTCATTTTAGACTTACAATTAAAAATATAAAATGATGAATATCTAAATGTGAGAATAGAAACAGAGTGCTAGGAATAAATGAATAAATAGAATTTATTGATGAAATTTAACAGCTTAGCTTGATGTAAAAAATTTATTAAAAGGGAAATTAATTGATGGAAATTCATTCCAAACTCTACCTTTAAATTTTCTTCCATTCACTTTTTTATTTCTCTTTACCTCGTCTGCTCCCCAGGTTCCCCATTGCTTAAAGAAAAATGCAACTCCCTGCTCTTTACATTGATTAAAAATTTCTTCAACCCATTCTTTTTTTATTGGCCTTGCTCTTGTTCCAGATTCTCCTCCAACTATTGCCCAATGAATACCTGTTAAATCCAAATTACCAACTGCACCAATAAGTGGCTCAAAAGAAATAAATCTTACTCGAGCATTTATTTTTCTGAGTGTATCTATTCTTTCTTTGAATGTTGAATTTTCTACGCTTACACCAAGCCAGACATTTGATGGCGCTTTCTTATCTGAAAAATATTCAAGCATAATTTTATCACGTTTAGTGAGAATTTGGTAGATATGCTGAGGAGTTTTTCTCATTACATCAAATATCATATCGAGATATTCAAACGGCATTTCTTCATGGAATAGATCGCTCATTGAGTTAACAAAAAACTTTGTCGGCTTTTTAATTCTTAATGGTTCCTCAAGCCGGTGAGGTAAAATCTTAAAGGTAAAGCCATCTCTGTAATCTTCAATCCCCATTGCTTTAAGTCTTTTTGCAAACACTTCTGCATAGCAAAACTTACAACCGGCTGAAACCTTATCGCATCCAATTGATGGATTCCAAACTTTTTCTGTCCATTCGATTTTAGTGGTTTTCATTTTTAAGAGGGAAGAAAATTATAAGAATTATTATTTCAATTAAAAAGTTTCACCTAATAATCTGAACATTTCAATGATGTTCTTGTATTGAATACTAAATGCATCGCAGACTTCCGGGATTTTAATTTTATTTTTTCTATTAGGTTCACTTTTTTCTTGTGTAACTATCTGACAATTGTCATTAAAAGAAATTGCATAAGCAACTATCCAGCTGTCAGCATTTTCATATCTTAAAAAATCATCTATTGCTTTTTGAACATAATGTTTTGATTTAGAATTAGCCCATTGAACAACTTTTTGATATTCAGATATTATTTGCGGTGTTTCAGTTGACTTGAAAAATTCCTCTGGTATATTTTGTACAATCCATTTTTTAAGTTCATCATCATTCTTAAAAATCTCTTCTCTTACTTTATCTATGCTGATTATTTTATTCTCGAGACACAATTTTTTTATTTTTTGCCAGAAAGTAGTAGCTACATCTAAAGGATATGTGATTCTGTGGGATTGAATAAAACAATTTGTGTCTAATATAAAAACTGACATTAGTAAAGGTGCTCCTTCATAAATTTATTGTAGGTATCACCTTTTAAACCTGTTAACTGATATGCTTCTCGCAGTAATAATTTGTTTGTTAGTACGGCTTGATTTACATAACTCAGGAACCGAGTACTCAGTCGTTTACGTTGAGTTTTATAGAAATCACCACCGCCTTCTTTTTCCCCTTTCTTTTGAATATCGCGACTTATGTATTCATCATAAAATTCAAAGAATTCGTTTCGAGTTATCTTTCCAAGATCTAGCAACCTACGTGCAATAACTATTTGGCTAACTTTAAATCTTCTGGCAATATTTTCAATATCAAGTACATCTGTTAAAATTTCAGTCAGCTCTTTTTGGGGGACTAAAAATTCAGCTGCTATTTTATCGCATAAAATTTCTGTTGGATTATCAGCCGGAAGAAGATGTCTAAAATCAAAACCTGCGCTTTCACCAAGCCAGATATGAGCCAGCTCGTGTGCAAGTGTAAATATTTGTGCAGATTTGCTATCAGCAGAATTAACAAATAAAAATGGTGCATACTCATCAATTAAAACAAAACCACGACAATCATCTACTTTTATTTTTCTTCGTGTATTATTACCAACTATACCACTAGAATTTATTATTATCCCAGCTTCTTCAATTTTATCAGTCAAATAATTTATTGCTTCTTCCCAGGTAGATAATTCTTTTGCCCAGCTTTCTTTAATATTTAGTGTGTTTCTTATATCTGCAACAACTTCGTCAATCTGAAATCTTTTATTTCTGAATTTCCCAACAAAGTTTATTCTGTCATAATCATTTTCTTTTAGATAATTAGATAACCATTCTTGCCTTTGCTGTACAATTAATATCGCATCAAAAACATTGATTGGGATTTTTTCCTTATTTGCTCTGTTTGTTCTAAAAAACGGAATAGGCAGTTTTTCTTCCGGTGGTTTTTCTAAAAACAAATATCCGAATGGTAAATAAACTTTTTGTGCAAAAATTTGTAGCTGTTTAAATGTTGGACTTTTTTTACCTTCAAGCCAGGAAATAAAAGGAGGAATTTTTTTACTAACCTCATCAACACTTAAACCGGATCTTTCAATAGCCCATAAAAGTATGTCGTTATTTATTTTTATCTCTGGTTTCATATTTCAAATATATAAGATTTTCTAATCGAATTCATAACTTCATTAGTATCTGCATTTCTATCTCACTTCCCTCCTTCTATTATTTCTATTTCTTCCGGAGTTAATTCGTAAAGCTGGTAAACTAAATTGTCTATTTCTTTTTCATACGCAATTTTATCTACTATAAGGTTTTGTAAGGAGCTTTACAAAAGTTTTTTACTTTTTCTAGTTTCTATTAAAGAATATTTATGTATTTGAGTTATTTTCTGTTAAATCAATTTTTTCAAAGGTATTAGCATCAAACTCTTTACTTGAAGCTGTTTTTTTTTCAATAGCAATACATAATAAATGAGTTGGTCTTGAAAAAGCTACATGCGCAATTTTTAAACCATATGGTTTTATTTTCGAGTTGTTCTGAATTGGATTACCAATAAGTTCATCAATAAAATATTTAATGCTATTATCACGATATTTTGTATCTAAATATAATGTTGCAGTATGTGTTTCTCCTTTTACGCCATGAACAGTGTCTATATCAATACTGATTGATTTTCCATCCACCTGAGTCCTAAAAGTATTATTACTATCAACTTGATCTTTTGAAAAATCTTTTAACTCAGCTTTTCCCAAGTAACTTTTACCATAATCATTTAAGTTAAGTTTTAAAGTATTAATAATACAATTAACTAACATTGAAGAAATTTTATTAAAAAATTCATCTGATAATTTAAACTTTTGCAATATTCTATAACACTGGTAAACCTTAAATTGAAATTTTATTAAGATTTTTTCGTCGATTGCTTTTATATAATCAATAAATGATGTTCTTGAATATCTTTTATTGTTTTTATCTTTTACATCAGAAAGATATAATGCTTCCACAACACAGTTATAAAATCTCTCTGTAAAAGTTTTTAAACTTTCATTTTTTGATAAATGCAACATATTATAAAAATTAGGAAAATATACTTTCTTTCTTGTACTACTTTTTTTATAAAAATCTGGAAAATAGGATTGAATAGATAAACCATTATTCTTTGGCTTACCCACCCATCCTACTGCTTTAATTGGATTTCCTGTTAGTTGTGAAATTTCATATAGAGATTTTTGTTCGTTATTAAACTTTGCAGTCAAGTTAATAACAAGTTTGGCGAATTCTTCTATAACTTTATCTTTAGTATTATCATCAAATAATATTATTACTGGCTTTAAACAAACATTATTATTGCCAATTAAAGTATTGTATGGTTTCACTGCAACATTTTTGATTACATCTGCAATGGGTTGGGAAACTCTTTTTGAGTCAGTTAAACACAAGACATCATATCTATTATCTTCTGGGTTCCAGCAGCTTTGCTCCTCATTATAATTCATTATAGATTGATTAACATCTCCAATCCATTGAATAACGACATTTTCATTAAAACATTTTCCGATAATTTTTTTTTGAATTTCAGAAGTATCTTGCGCTTCATCAATGAAAACATATTTAAATCTTGACGAGAAGTAATTTTTTAAAATTGGGTATTTGCATAAATAACAATTAGCAAAATTATAAGCATCTTCGAAAGATAGTATTTTATCTTCCTTCCATATTTTTAACTTTAATTTTATGGCAGCTTGTTTTATTTGCTCTTTCTCTTTATTAGACCAATCATTTAGGCTATTTGGTTTTTTAAATGTTATTTCTTTTCTTGTAACAGAATTGATTATAGTATTTTGATGAATTGTGTAATTCCCAAATAAATCATAAGCATAATGATAAGAACGAAGTTTATTAAATATATTTTGATCAATATTAGGCAAATTATATGTAGTTTCCATTCTTCTTCTTTGAAGATTTGTGTCAATATAATATGGTTTATAGTGAAAGAATGATAGATAAGCAGGAATTGCCAAAAATCTATCTACAAATGATTGAATAGTTCCAAAAAAGTTAGGATGTGTAAAAAGTTTATCAGCTTTATTACCCAGTTGTTTTTTAATTATATCTATAGCAATATTGGTGTGAGTTAAAACGCAGATACCTTTATTGTTTTCAAAAGGCATTTTTTCAGAAAGCAAGTATATTTTAGCAAGGAGTGCAGTTGTTTTACCGCTACCTGGACAAGCCTGTAAATGAATACTTTTATCTATACATTTTATAAAATTATAACGTTCATTTTTAGCGTCTTTGAATGAACCCCCATTAGGGAAAAATATTTTTTCAACTCTTTTTATATCATCATCTGTTATGTTCATATGTTATTCTGTTACATGCTTAATGGCATCAATGATATAATTTATGCCAGTATTTTCCTGACAATCTTTTTTGATAAGATTTATAATATTATTTTTATTATCTATTAATAACTTAGCAAACCATTGTGCTGTTATTGATTTTGATGCTTGTCTTTTTTCAAGTGGTTCGTAAATTTTACAAGCGCGCTTTATTATATTTTGCTCAGTTAAAATTGGGTCATTTGAATTATTAAAAATATTTTGTAATTCATTTTCTTCAATCCACTTATCCCTATTACATTTAGTTGCTATCTGTATAGCTTTGTGCATATATTCGAAAAGATTGCCCAGAGCAATATCAAATTCCAGAGTTTTGTATGGAGATGTAAATACTTTTATATTATAATCTGGTGAATTAAATTTTTTTTCAATCTTTTGTTTTTCTTCATCTGCATTCTGTCCATCATTTATTTTTCCATCTTCATCAATTTTCAGATCTAAGTCAGTAACTACAGCTACTTTAATAGGTAAAGAAGAGCCGTTTTTTTGCTTAAAAATATTTGCATATCTAAGTAGTGCCTTGCTTCCGACATTTACTATTGAAACACCATACTTATGCAACGGACGTCCGATAATTTCTGCTACTGTAGGAATGATTAAATTTTCAGCATCACCCTCAACAATGATAACTCTTTTCGCGAAAAATAGATTGGCTTTTGTGGCGTCCAAAAAGCGCTCTAAAAACTGATAATCACTTTCATTTAATGCCGTTGAGTTTTTATCCAATGAAAACACGGCCCCGTTATAACAAAGCTTTATATATTCAAGTGGAATACTTGAGCCTAATATCACACTATGTGTAGTTAAAATATTCTGAACTCCTTTGCTTTCTCTGTTCAATGAAGATTTAAGAACTCTTAACTGGGCTTGTGGATGTAAATGTGCCTCGAGTTCTTCTATTAATGCAAGTCGTAAGCCATTATGATTTTCTCTATTGAGATGTATTAATTCTGCGGCCATATAAAGCAAATTCAAAGTTCCTAGTCCTGCTTTATTTTCTTCTAATGCTAGTTCAAGCTTGCGTAAAATGGATTGTAGTTCAGCAGGGGTAATTTTTATTTGAGGTTCTCTCTTGTCATTAATATCTAAAAAATCCTTAGTTTGAGAATTGAAAATTTCTTTAATAATTTTTCCACCTTTTTCGCCGCCTTCTATTTTAAGATTTCCATCTTTTTCTAGGCTATCTTTTTCAAAAAAATCTAATACAAGTTTATTAGCATATTCAAAATATTTCTCTAAAGCATGTTTTTGGTTTTCTTTTTTTATGAATATATCGTGACTTTTTAATATTTGGTACAATCGTGATCGATAACCTGGCGAAAGTTCCACCTCCGCATCGCGCAAGGGCTTAAGATAAGTTACTCTTATTAGGTCTCTTACATTTCCCTCTAAATATTGCCCTTCTTCATCAATGCCCGCCCTTAAGTTCGTAATAATTCGGTTATCTCTATTCTTTGCTGTTAATCTTATAGTTAATTCTGCTTCATTTTTATCATTAAAATGGAGCCATTCTAAAAACTGACCTGCTTCTGTATCTGTAAATCCTGCAAAAGTAATTTCAATTTTAAATTCCTTAGCTCTTTCTTTAGTATTGGATTGATAAAAATCCTCTTCATCAATTCTGATTGGGTCATAAGTTTGAGTACCTAAACAATATCTAATGGCATCAATAATGGCTGTTTTACCAGAGTCATTAGCGCCAATCAATAGATTTAATCTTGGATTAAAGTCGATAGATAAACCAGGCTCGTCATTTTGTCCTTGAGCAAAGCAGCGAAAATTCCAGATTTTCAAATTCTTAATATACATTTTTCACTTCCCTCCTTCTATTATTTCTATTTCTTCCGAAATTAATTTTATATAGAAAATTTTTTTATTTGCCACGAGCTTTAGCTCGTGGATTAAATTGATTATCAAGTCTGTATTGGCTTTAGCCTAAATATTCCTTTCTCTGTTTCGGCTAAAGCCAGGTAAAATATTTTGTTTTATTTGATACCAGCCAGAATTTTATTTTCTTTGAATTAAATATCCTCTTTTTAGTGTTTTTATCATAATTTTTGCACAAGCAAGTGCATCGGAAAGTGCTTCGTGATGATTTAAGGGAATACCAAAGTAATCGCAAACATCTTCCAAACCATAATATTCAAACCCCCAGAAATTTCTCGATATTTGCATTGTACAATGGAATGGTTTTCGTGGAGGATTAATTCCATATCTTTCACAACATTTTAATAAAACGCTTTTATCAAATGAAGCATTATGTGCAGCTATAAAACCTACCCCTCTGAAATATTTTTTAATTATTGGCCATAATTCTTCGAATGTAGGAGCATCTTTTACATCTTCCCAGCTTATTCCATGTAAATCTGTAAAAACAAACCAACTACTTGGTGGTCTTATTAAGAAAAAATCTTTCGATACTATTTTACTATCTTCAACTCTAACTAATCCGATTGCGCAGGCACTATCACGATAATAATTAGCAGTTTCAAAGTCTATAGCGGTAAAAGAAGGGACTCTTGGTTGTAAATTCTTCATTTGAATATTCCCTCTTATTTTATTACCCCGATTATCAATTGATAATTTTTAGTTCGTCACCCAATCAAAAATAAATAATGCTTACAATTTTCTCCAGAAGCTATCACTTTATTATTTAATAAACTTATCTAATGATATAAACTTACTTATTACTTAACTATAAATTAACTCCTACTTACATACGTTCCACATACGCTTCAGATACGCTTCACATACGCTCCAGATACGCTCTAAGTTCTACTATTTTCTTATATTTGTACTATACTTAAGGTACTTTATGGCAATCATTAAGCGAAATATACTTGGAACTTTCCAGGGCTCCCTTTCTGATATCATTTTAAGGGTTAGAAATGGTAAGTTGGTGGCATATACCAAACCATCAAAGCAAAAGGTTAGTAAATCCAAAAGTGCGCTGTCTGCCAGATATAAATTCTCACTAGCTGTTGCACTTGCTAAAGAGATAAACAATGATAAAACATTATCAAAAATTTGGGCAGAAGCTAAAATCAAAGCCACAAACAGTTATCAAAAACTGATCAAAGTGAATTCCTCTCTTACAGAACCAGTCTCTTTGAGTATCAGAAATAAAATCACACCTGACTCAATTCCTTTAACTGATGTTCAAATTAAACTGAATAATAATTTTCTTGAATTAACAGTTAGTTTAGAAAAGCTGAATAAAGAATTACTCAACTCCAATAAACTATTTTGCCTGGTGCACTTTTGGAATCCAAACGACGATAACAAAAAAACTTTATCTAAGCCGGATTTTGTTATGAAACTTTTTAATTTTGATTTGTCCGAATTGGATAAAAATTCAATTCTAAATTTTTTAATTGATGTAGAAGACCTTATCAAGCTTGAATTTGGTAATGGATTAGCTTTGGTTGCGTTAACAGGTGTAAAGAATTCCAAACTTTTCTGGAGTTCAACTTTTGGTAAGAAATTTATTTAAGAATAATTAATAGGTTCATAATGATTGGGGCAATCGCAGGAGATATCATCGGCTCTATTTATGAATTTGATGATGAAAAACCGGAATATGACTTTCCTTTATTTACTGAGAATTCTCACTTCACTGATGATACTATACTTTCTGTTGCATTAGCAGATAGTATTCTGAATAATGAAGATTACAGATTTAAACTTTATGAATATTATCATCGTTATCCTTATGGTGGATATGGTGGATTTTTTCACAAATGGGCAGAGGTCAAGAATTCACCACCTTACAATAGTTATGGTAAC
This genomic window contains:
- a CDS encoding DUF4411 family protein, with the translated sequence MSVFILDTNCFIQSHRITYPLDVATTFWQKIKKLCLENKIISIDKVREEIFKNDDELKKWIVQNIPEEFFKSTETPQIISEYQKVVQWANSKSKHYVQKAIDDFLRYENADSWIVAYAISFNDNCQIVTQEKSEPNRKNKIKIPEVCDAFSIQYKNIIEMFRLLGETF
- a CDS encoding 3'-5' exonuclease, whose translation is MKNLQPRVPSFTAIDFETANYYRDSACAIGLVRVEDSKIVSKDFFLIRPPSSWFVFTDLHGISWEDVKDAPTFEELWPIIKKYFRGVGFIAAHNASFDKSVLLKCCERYGINPPRKPFHCTMQISRNFWGFEYYGLEDVCDYFGIPLNHHEALSDALACAKIMIKTLKRGYLIQRK
- a CDS encoding AAA family ATPase, whose product is MYIKNLKIWNFRCFAQGQNDEPGLSIDFNPRLNLLIGANDSGKTAIIDAIRYCLGTQTYDPIRIDEEDFYQSNTKERAKEFKIEITFAGFTDTEAGQFLEWLHFNDKNEAELTIRLTAKNRDNRIITNLRAGIDEEGQYLEGNVRDLIRVTYLKPLRDAEVELSPGYRSRLYQILKSHDIFIKKENQKHALEKYFEYANKLVLDFFEKDSLEKDGNLKIEGGEKGGKIIKEIFNSQTKDFLDINDKREPQIKITPAELQSILRKLELALEENKAGLGTLNLLYMAAELIHLNRENHNGLRLALIEELEAHLHPQAQLRVLKSSLNRESKGVQNILTTHSVILGSSIPLEYIKLCYNGAVFSLDKNSTALNESDYQFLERFLDATKANLFFAKRVIIVEGDAENLIIPTVAEIIGRPLHKYGVSIVNVGSKALLRYANIFKQKNGSSLPIKVAVVTDLDLKIDEDGKINDGQNADEEKQKIEKKFNSPDYNIKVFTSPYKTLEFDIALGNLFEYMHKAIQIATKCNRDKWIEENELQNIFNNSNDPILTEQNIIKRACKIYEPLEKRQASKSITAQWFAKLLIDNKNNIINLIKKDCQENTGINYIIDAIKHVTE
- a CDS encoding UvrD-helicase domain-containing protein — encoded protein: MNITDDDIKRVEKIFFPNGGSFKDAKNERYNFIKCIDKSIHLQACPGSGKTTALLAKIYLLSEKMPFENNKGICVLTHTNIAIDIIKKQLGNKADKLFTHPNFFGTIQSFVDRFLAIPAYLSFFHYKPYYIDTNLQRRRMETTYNLPNIDQNIFNKLRSYHYAYDLFGNYTIHQNTIINSVTRKEITFKKPNSLNDWSNKEKEQIKQAAIKLKLKIWKEDKILSFEDAYNFANCYLCKYPILKNYFSSRFKYVFIDEAQDTSEIQKKIIGKCFNENVVIQWIGDVNQSIMNYNEEQSCWNPEDNRYDVLCLTDSKRVSQPIADVIKNVAVKPYNTLIGNNNVCLKPVIILFDDNTKDKVIEEFAKLVINLTAKFNNEQKSLYEISQLTGNPIKAVGWVGKPKNNGLSIQSYFPDFYKKSSTRKKVYFPNFYNMLHLSKNESLKTFTERFYNCVVEALYLSDVKDKNNKRYSRTSFIDYIKAIDEKILIKFQFKVYQCYRILQKFKLSDEFFNKISSMLVNCIINTLKLNLNDYGKSYLGKAELKDFSKDQVDSNNTFRTQVDGKSISIDIDTVHGVKGETHTATLYLDTKYRDNSIKYFIDELIGNPIQNNSKIKPYGLKIAHVAFSRPTHLLCIAIEKKTASSKEFDANTFEKIDLTENNSNT
- a CDS encoding phage Gp37/Gp68 family protein, with amino-acid sequence MKTTKIEWTEKVWNPSIGCDKVSAGCKFCYAEVFAKRLKAMGIEDYRDGFTFKILPHRLEEPLRIKKPTKFFVNSMSDLFHEEMPFEYLDMIFDVMRKTPQHIYQILTKRDKIMLEYFSDKKAPSNVWLGVSVENSTFKERIDTLRKINARVRFISFEPLIGAVGNLDLTGIHWAIVGGESGTRARPIKKEWVEEIFNQCKEQGVAFFFKQWGTWGADEVKRNKKVNGRKFKGRVWNEFPSINFPFNKFFTSS
- a CDS encoding ImmA/IrrE family metallo-endopeptidase; its protein translation is MKPEIKINNDILLWAIERSGLSVDEVSKKIPPFISWLEGKKSPTFKQLQIFAQKVYLPFGYLFLEKPPEEKLPIPFFRTNRANKEKIPINVFDAILIVQQRQEWLSNYLKENDYDRINFVGKFRNKRFQIDEVVADIRNTLNIKESWAKELSTWEEAINYLTDKIEEAGIIINSSGIVGNNTRRKIKVDDCRGFVLIDEYAPFLFVNSADSKSAQIFTLAHELAHIWLGESAGFDFRHLLPADNPTEILCDKIAAEFLVPQKELTEILTDVLDIENIARRFKVSQIVIARRLLDLGKITRNEFFEFYDEYISRDIQKKGEKEGGGDFYKTQRKRLSTRFLSYVNQAVLTNKLLLREAYQLTGLKGDTYNKFMKEHLY